The genomic segment TTGCGGGAATGTATGTAGAGTTTGATGTCAGAAAAGATAAAACTCTGCAGCTCCGGACCGGCATATCTTATGTAAGCATTGCCAATGCTGCAGAAAACTTGAAAACAGAGCTTTCGGATCCGTTTGGTTGGTCGTTTGAACGAGTGGCAGATAACCAGCGTCAGGTTTGGAACGAACTGTTAGGCCGACTCGAGATAAAAAGTACAGATTATCTGGAGAAAGAAAAGTTCTATACGAATATGTATCGTACATTGGCCAGCCGAAATACCTTCAGCGATGTCAATGGGCAGTGGCGATCTTCCGACGAAGTCGTCAGAACATTAACCCGGTCGGACGATCTGGCTTTGGGCTGTGACGCCTTCTGGAACACTTTCTGGAATTTAAACCAATTCTGGAACTTAGTGACACCAGAATGGTCGAGCAGGTGGGTACGTTCTCAGCTGGCGATGTATCAGGCTAACGGTTGGCTGGCAAAAGGACCCGCGGGCATGGAATATATTCCTGTAATGGTCGCCGAGCATGAGATACCGCTGATTGTAGGCGCCTATCAGATGGGAATCCGCGATTACGATGTCACAAAGGCATTTGAAGCCGTAAAGAAAATGCAGACGACAAGGCCCCTGAAATTTGAGGGCGGCTTCGCTGGAAATCGCGATCTGGATGTATATTTAAAATATAAATATGTTCCTTACGATCTAGGAAGATTCTCCAATTCGATGGAATACAGTTTTGATGATTGGACTGTGGGGCAATTTGCAAAATCTCTAGGAAAAAATGAGGATTATACGTATTTCAATGAAAGAGGTGGTTGGTGGAAGAACGCGATAGACAGTGAAAGCGGATATGCGCGGATGAAGGATGCTAAGGGGGAATGGTTTAAAGATTTTGATCCGTTTAAGTCTGGCGCAAATCATCATTATGTAGAGGGGAATGCTTGGCAGCTGACCTTTTTTGTGCCTCAGGATATTCGGGAGCTGGCCAAAATAATTGGTGAAGAGGTCGTTCTAAAACGTTTGGAATGGGGATTTCAAGAGAGTGAAAAATGGCGATATAATGGGCCCAATGATCAGTACTGGGATTATCCTGTCGTTCAGGGAAACCAGCAATCCATGCATTTTGCCTATATCTTTAATTGGTTAAATAAGCCTTGGTTAACGCAGCGTTGGAGCCGCTCCATTTCAGAGCGATACTATGGTCAGGGAATTTCAAATGCATATCTAGGTGACGAAGATCAGGGTCAAATGAGCGCTTGGTATATCATGAATGCCATTGGACTGTTTCAGCTTGATGGTGGCACACGGATGAATCCCATTTACGAAATCGGAAGCCCATTGTTTGAGGAGATAAAAATCAAATTAGGACAGAAATATGGACGGGGGGCGCAATTTACGATAAAAGCAAAAAATGCAAGCAAAAAAAATATGTACGTACAACGTGCCAGTTTAAATGGAAGACCACTGGATACATTTTACTTTGAGGCTTCGGAGCTCCTAAAAGGTGGAGAGCTCATCCTGGAAATGGGTGAAAAACCAAATATGCAGTGGGGGCTTTTGCGCTAAGGCGTCGCAATTAGAAGAAAACTATACCACAGCCGATGATAGCACTCTTATATAACTAAAATTAAGATGTTAAAGTTTGGTTAAACCCAGCTATTGCTGATAACAAATCGCTGCAAAAGGAGTTATAAATATAGTTTCATAAATAGGTTAATAATTGGTTAGTTGAAAAACTCCTGAAGTTCCCCGCTTCAGGAGTTTTTTTTTGTCTGACGGCCATCATATTCGGTCCTGGCTTCTGCAAGTTTCATTTTGATAGCTACCATTGTGTTGCTAAAACCTATTAACATTGTAAAATGATCGATATTACTCCTGCTGATAGTTGTATATTTTTGGTATTATCAGTAGTATTGTGACCACACTAACATGCGCTGTCCGCTGATGAAGAATACGATTAGTAAGGCGCTTATCAAGATGATATGATTAAGTTTTTTCGCTATATCCTTCTGGGATTATTTATTTGGGATAATGTATCTGCCCAAAAACTTCCGACAGATTATGTCAATCCTTTTATTGGAACAACCAATTATGGCACGACGAATCCGGGAGCTCAAGTGCCTCATGGACTGATGAACGTATCGCCTTTTAATGTCATGGGGTCATCAATCAATGCTATTGACAAAGATGCACGATGGTGGTCCACACCATATGAGCATAGTAATAGCTATTTTACCGGCTTTTCCCATGTAAATCTGAGTGGCGTAGGCTGTCCGGATATGGGAAGCTTGCTGTTGATGCCGACATCCGGAAGATTGGAAGTTGATTATCGCGAATATGGAAGTACATACGCTCAAGAAGTAGCTCATCCGGGCTATTATAGTAATGTATTAAAAAAATATGGTATCAAAACAGAAGTGACTTCGACAACTCGGGTGGGGGTGTCAAAATTCACATTTCCGAAAGGACAGGCCAATATTCTACTCAATCTAGGGGAAGGACTTACAAATGAGACAGGTGCTTCAGTCCGGTATGTCAGCGATACCGAGCTTGAAGGGTCCAAGCTGCTAGGTTCGTTCTGTTATACCAACAATCAAGCGGTCTATCCGATCTTTTTTGTGATGCGTGTCAACAAGAAACCTTCAAGGAAAGGTTACTGGAAGTATCAGCGCGCGGGGCAGAAATGGGAGAATGACTGGAACAAAGATGCGGGCAAATACAAAATCTTTACGGAGTATTCAGACCAATTATCGGGCGATGACCTGGGCGCTTTTTTGAGCTTTGATCTTCAGGAAAACGAAACTGTGGAAGTGCAGCTTGCAGTTTCTTTTGTAAGTGTTGAAAATGCGCGCAAAAATCTAGAAGCGGAGCAAGCGGTGTTTGACTTTGAAAAAACGAGGTACCGGGCATCATCCTTATGGGATGAACAGCTTTCGAGAATTTTAGTAGAAGGAGGTACCGACGATCAGAAAACTGTCTTTTACACTGCTCTTTATCACGCGATGATCCATCCGAACATATTACAGGATGTCAATGGCGAATATCCTGCCATGGAGAGTAGAAAGACACTCGTCACTGGGCGCAATCGATATACAGTATTCTCATTATGGGATACGTATAGAAATGTACAGCCACTCATGTCGCTCGTGTATCCGGAGAAGCAAACGGGCATGATACGTTCCATGATTGATATTTATAAGGAAAATGGCTGGATGCCGAAATGGGAGCTGTACAGCCGGGAAAGCTATACGATGGACGGAGATCCCGCGGTTCCGGTGATCGTGGATGCCTGGATGAAAGGTATTCGGGATTTTGATATCCACACAGCTTATGAAGCGTTTTTGAAGTCAGCTACGACTACGGATTCGAGCAACAGAATTCGTCCGGACAACGCTGATTATGTAAAGTACGGTTATGTGCCACTACGTGATTCGTTTGACAATTCCGTATCTCATGCTATTGAATACTATGTTGCGGATTGGAATCTGGCGCAGCTGGCTAAATCATTGGGGAAAAATAAAGATGCTCAGCTCTTTGGTAAGCGGGCACAGGGATACAGGCATTATTATTCTGCAGAATATGGTACATTCCGTCCTATCGTTGCAAATGGATCGTTTTTATTTCCCTTTGACCCACTGATGGGAGCTAATTTCGAACCCAATCACGGTTTTCACGAAGGCAACGCATGGAATTATAGTTTTGCGATTCCTTTTGATATCCTGGGGCTTGTCAAATTAATGGGCGGAAAGAAAAAATTTGTTGATAAACTGCAGGCTACCTTCGATAAAGGCTTCTTTGACGTAACAAACGAGCCGGATATGCTCTATCCACACGTATTTTCGGAAATAAAAGGGGAAGAGTGGCGCACACAGAAGTTGGTGAAACAGATACTTGACCAGCACTTCACGAATAGCCCAGGTGGTATTCCGGGGAATGATGACACAGGAACGATGTCGACTTGGGCATTAATGAATATGATGGGAATTTATCCTTTCTGTCCCGGTAGACCCGACTATACTGTGGTTACACCTGTATTTGATAAGGTTACCATACAGCTGGATAAACAGTTCTATCCTAATGGGGATA from the Sphingobacterium thalpophilum genome contains:
- a CDS encoding GH92 family glycosyl hydrolase, with product MIKFFRYILLGLFIWDNVSAQKLPTDYVNPFIGTTNYGTTNPGAQVPHGLMNVSPFNVMGSSINAIDKDARWWSTPYEHSNSYFTGFSHVNLSGVGCPDMGSLLLMPTSGRLEVDYREYGSTYAQEVAHPGYYSNVLKKYGIKTEVTSTTRVGVSKFTFPKGQANILLNLGEGLTNETGASVRYVSDTELEGSKLLGSFCYTNNQAVYPIFFVMRVNKKPSRKGYWKYQRAGQKWENDWNKDAGKYKIFTEYSDQLSGDDLGAFLSFDLQENETVEVQLAVSFVSVENARKNLEAEQAVFDFEKTRYRASSLWDEQLSRILVEGGTDDQKTVFYTALYHAMIHPNILQDVNGEYPAMESRKTLVTGRNRYTVFSLWDTYRNVQPLMSLVYPEKQTGMIRSMIDIYKENGWMPKWELYSRESYTMDGDPAVPVIVDAWMKGIRDFDIHTAYEAFLKSATTTDSSNRIRPDNADYVKYGYVPLRDSFDNSVSHAIEYYVADWNLAQLAKSLGKNKDAQLFGKRAQGYRHYYSAEYGTFRPIVANGSFLFPFDPLMGANFEPNHGFHEGNAWNYSFAIPFDILGLVKLMGGKKKFVDKLQATFDKGFFDVTNEPDMLYPHVFSEIKGEEWRTQKLVKQILDQHFTNSPGGIPGNDDTGTMSTWALMNMMGIYPFCPGRPDYTVVTPVFDKVTIQLDKQFYPNGDKVVIRRKKEDTGDYIKRILVDGKSLNGVKISHDVLVNSKEITIVTGERNVH